The DNA region GGTCGAGCCCCCGCCGCTGCCGTTTCGCAGCGGTGCTTTCGGTTCACGCCGGCCGACTCGCGGTCGTTCACACCGATGCGCATTCTCCTTTCTTCTCTGTTGCTGGCCGTGCTGCTCGCCGGCTGCAAGACCCCGACTGCACTGACCGCGCAAGCGATCGGCTGCAGCCGCACGGGCGTGGACATCGTCGACAGCGAGTTCAAGCGCCAGGGCTCCACCACCGCGTGGTGCGCGCGCTGCGAGGGCAAGGTGTACCAGTGCGTGACCACGCCGGCCCGTGACCGGGTCGAATGCCGCGAAGCCCGGCCCGGGAGCCCGTGCGGCTGACAGCGCTGCGTCATGCCCGACGACGCGCGTGTCCATCTGAGCTTCGCCCCGCTCGGCGACCGGGCGCTGCTGGTGGAGGTGGGCGAAGCGCTCGATCCTGTCGTCACCGCGCGGGTGCGCACCGTGGCGGCCCGCATCACGGCCCGGGCGCTTCGCGGTGTCACCGACGTCGTCCCCGCGTTCTGCTCGGTCGCCCTGCACTACGACCCGGGCGCGCTGCGCGACCGCTCCGGCGAGAAGACGCCCTACGACGCGCTGGTCGAGCAACTGCAGGAACTGCTGGCCGAGGTTGCCGACGCCGAACCGGTGGAAGGACGGTTGTTCGAAATCCCGGTCGTGTACGGCGGTGCGTTCGGCGAGGACCTTGCGCCGCTTGCGCAGGCGAGGGGCCTGGCGCCGGAACAGGTCGCCGAAATTCACTGCGCGCAGACCTATTCGGTGTACATGCTGGGCTTTGCGCCCGGATTCGGTTATCTGGGGCCGGTCGACGAGCGGCTGAGGCAGCCGCGCCGTGAGATGCCGCGCACGCGCGTGGTCGCGGGCAGCGTCGCGCTGGCCAACGCGTTCACCGGTATCTACCCGATGGAGCTGCCGGGTGGCTGGCACGTCATCGGCCGCACTCCGTGGCGCCTGTTCGATGTGGAGCGCAATCCGCCGGCACTGCTCGCCGCGGGCGATCGCGTGAGATTCGTTCCCATCACCCCGGCCGAGTTCGACGTCGCCGCAGCCAGGCAGCCATGGCGCTGAAGATTCTGCGCGCCGGAGTGCTGACGACGGTGCAGGACCTCGGCCGATCCGGCTATCAGCGCTTTGGCGTGCCGGTGTCGGGCGCGATGGATGCCTATTCGCTGCGCATCGCCAACGCGCTGGTGGGCAATGGCTCCGAGGCGGCCGGACTGGAGCTCACGCTGGAGGGCCCGGCGATCGAGTTCGACGAGGACAGCTTGTTCGCGGTGTGCGGCGCGGATCTCGCGCCGCGCGTGGCGGATCGTCCCGTGCCGATGTTCCGTCCGGTCTGGGTTCGCGCAGGCACGCGCGTGGAATTCGGTGCGGCGCGGGTCGGAAGCCGTGCCTACCTCGCGGTCGCGGGCGGCATCGACGTCGCCCCGGTACTGGGCAGCCGCTCCACGTACTTGCGCGCGAACCTGGGGGGCTTGGAAGGCCGGGCGCTCAAGCGCGGCGACCGCCTCGGCGTCGGAGTGCCCGAGGCGACGCTCTATCCGCGGTTGAAGGCGCAAGCGCTGGGCTCGCCCGGCGGCATGGCCGCAGCGCAGTGGGCAGTGCGCGCTCGTGCGGAAAAGCTGCAGCGCACGCCCCAGACGCTGCGCTTCGTGTCCGGCGGATACTGGGAGACGCTCCCCGCCGAAAGCCGCGCGCGTTTCACCGGCTCCGAATACCGCGTCGGCGCGGCCTCCGACCGGATGGGCTACCGTCTGGAAGGTGCGCAGATCGACAGTGGAGCACGCCGGGAAGTGCTGTCGGAGGCGGTTGCCTTCGGTACCATCCAGCTGCCGCCCGACGGCAATCCCATCGTGCTGATGGCCGATCGCCAGGTGACCGGCGGTTATCCGCGGCTGGGCGAAGTCGCCTCCGTCGACCTCGGCCTCGCGGCGCAGCTCAAGCCGGGCGACCGCGTGCGTTTCGAGAGGATTTCGCTGACCCAGGCGCAGCAGTTGTGGATGGCGCAGGAGCGCGCGTTCGCGGAGCTGTGCGAAGCGCTGCGCGGCCACGTGGATAATGCCTAGCAGCGTCGACCTCAACTGCGATCTGGGCGAAGACTCGAGCGCCGAAGGTCGCGCGCGCGAGGAGGCGGTGCTTGCATTCGTCAGCTCGATCAACGTCGCCTGCGGGCTGCACGCCGGAGACGCGCACGTGATGCGCCGGCTCATGCGCCTCGCGGCGCAGAAGGGCATCGCGGTGGGCGCGCACCCGTCGCTCGCCGATCGCGAGCATTTCGGCCGGCGCGAGCTTCCGGTGACTGCAGAGGAGGTCTACGAGCTGGTGATCTATCAGCTCGGTGCGGCGCAGGCGATCGCGCGCTCGGCCGGAACGCGGCTCGCCCACGTCAAGGCGCACGGCGCGCTGTACAACATGGCTGCGCGCGATGCCACGCTGGCACGGGCGATTGCCGAGGCGGTGCGGGACTTCGACGCGCGCCTGGTGATGTTCGGGCTCTCCGGCTCCAGCCTCATCGCGGCGGCCGAAGCGGCGGGGCTCAGGAGCGCTGCCGAAGTGTTCGCCGATCGGACTTACCAGGCCGACGGCAGCCTCACGCCGCGCTCGCGCCCCGACGCGCTGATCCACGACGAGGATGCCGCGGCGGCGCAGGTGCTGCAGATGATCGAACAGGGTACCGTCCGCGCGGTTGACGGGCGCACGGTGAAAGTGCGCGCAGACACCATCTGCATCCACGGCGACGCACCACAGGCTCCGGCGTTCGCGGCTCGGCTGCGGCGGGCGCTGGAGAGTCGCGGGGTGCAGGTCAGGCCGGTTGCGGCGATCCCTGCTTGAATTCTCCGGTCGCGGATCGCGGCGGCGCCCGCTCGGGCAGGCCATGGCCGCGATCCTCCGCTAGTCGCGCACCGCCTCGATGCCGATGGTTATCCGGACCTCGTCGCCGATGCCGGGCAGGTAGGCCGTCATCCCGAACTGGGAGCGCTTGAGGGTGGTCACGGCATTCGCGCCGCAGACGTGCTTCTTGTTGATCGGGTTCTGCCCGCAGTTGAAGTTGGTGATGGTCAGGCTCACGGGCAAGGTCTTGCCCAGGAGCGTCAGCTCTCCGTCTACACCGGCGAGCCTGTCACCCTCGAAGGTGAGCCGC from Burkholderiales bacterium includes:
- the pxpB gene encoding 5-oxoprolinase subunit PxpB; the protein is MPDDARVHLSFAPLGDRALLVEVGEALDPVVTARVRTVAARITARALRGVTDVVPAFCSVALHYDPGALRDRSGEKTPYDALVEQLQELLAEVADAEPVEGRLFEIPVVYGGAFGEDLAPLAQARGLAPEQVAEIHCAQTYSVYMLGFAPGFGYLGPVDERLRQPRREMPRTRVVAGSVALANAFTGIYPMELPGGWHVIGRTPWRLFDVERNPPALLAAGDRVRFVPITPAEFDVAAARQPWR
- a CDS encoding biotin-dependent carboxyltransferase family protein; amino-acid sequence: MALKILRAGVLTTVQDLGRSGYQRFGVPVSGAMDAYSLRIANALVGNGSEAAGLELTLEGPAIEFDEDSLFAVCGADLAPRVADRPVPMFRPVWVRAGTRVEFGAARVGSRAYLAVAGGIDVAPVLGSRSTYLRANLGGLEGRALKRGDRLGVGVPEATLYPRLKAQALGSPGGMAAAQWAVRARAEKLQRTPQTLRFVSGGYWETLPAESRARFTGSEYRVGAASDRMGYRLEGAQIDSGARREVLSEAVAFGTIQLPPDGNPIVLMADRQVTGGYPRLGEVASVDLGLAAQLKPGDRVRFERISLTQAQQLWMAQERAFAELCEALRGHVDNA
- a CDS encoding 5-oxoprolinase subunit PxpA: MPSSVDLNCDLGEDSSAEGRAREEAVLAFVSSINVACGLHAGDAHVMRRLMRLAAQKGIAVGAHPSLADREHFGRRELPVTAEEVYELVIYQLGAAQAIARSAGTRLAHVKAHGALYNMAARDATLARAIAEAVRDFDARLVMFGLSGSSLIAAAEAAGLRSAAEVFADRTYQADGSLTPRSRPDALIHDEDAAAAQVLQMIEQGTVRAVDGRTVKVRADTICIHGDAPQAPAFAARLRRALESRGVQVRPVAAIPA